One segment of Lepus europaeus isolate LE1 chromosome 16, mLepTim1.pri, whole genome shotgun sequence DNA contains the following:
- the SGCB gene encoding beta-sarcoglycan has product MAAAAAAAAAAEQQSSNGPVKKSMREKAVERRNVNKEHNSNFKAGYIPIDEDRLHKTGLRGRKGNLAICVIVLLFLLAVINLIITLVIWAVIRIGPNGCDSMEFHESGLLRFKQVSDMGVIHPLYKSTVGGRRNENLVITGNNQPIVFQQGTTKLSVEKNKTSITSDIGMQFFDPRTQNILFSTDYETHEFHLPSGVKSLNVQKASTERITSNATSDLNIKVDGRAIVRGNEGVFIMGKTIEFHMGGNMELKAENSIILNGTVMVSTTRLPSSSSADQLGGGDWVRYKLCMCADGTLFKVQVTGQNVGCQVSDNPCGNTH; this is encoded by the exons AtggcggctgcggcggcggcggcggcggcggcagagcAG CAAAGTTCCAATGGCCCCGTCAAGAAGTCCATGCGCGAGAAGGCCGTGGAGAGGAGGAACGTCAACAAGGAGCACAACAGCAACTTCAAGGCCGGCTACATCCCGATCGATGAGGACCGCCTCCACAAAACTGGGCTGCGGGGCAGGAAGGGCAACTTGGCCATCTGTGTGATTGTCCTGCTCTTTCTCCTGGCCGTCATCAACTTAATT ATAACACTCGTTATTTGGGCTGTGATCCGCATTGGGCCAAACGGCTGTGACAGCATGGAGTTTCACGAAAGCGGTCTGCTCCGGTTCAAGCAGGTGTCTGACATGGGAGTTATCCACCCTCTGTATAAGAGCACGGTAGGAGGAAGGCGGAATGAAAATCTGGTCATTACCGGCAACAACCAGCCC ATTGTTTTTCAGCAAGGGACAACAAAGCTCAGTGTGGAGAAGAACAAAACGTCCATTACAAGTGACATCGGTATGCAGTTCTTCGACCCGAGGACTCAGAACATTTTATTCAGCACAGACTACGAAACTCATGAGTTTCATCTGCCAAGTGGTGTGAAAAGTTTGAATGTTCAAAAGGCATCCACTGAAAGG atcaCCAGCAATGCCACCAGTGACTTAAACATCAAAGTCGACGGGCGTGCGATCGTGCGTGGAAACGAAGGTGTTTTCATCATGGGCAAAACCATTGAATTTCACATGGGCGGGAACATGGAGTTGAAGGCT GAAAACAGCATCATCCTCAATGGGACGGTGATGGTGAGCACCACCCGcctgcccagctcctccagcGCAGACCAGCTGGGCGGCGGTGACTGGGTGCGCTACAAGCTCTGCATGTGTGCCGATGGCACCCTCTTCAAGGTGCAGGTGACCGGCCAGAACGTGGGCTGCCAGGTCTCGGACAACCCCTGCGGGAACACCCACTAG